One window of the Peptacetobacter hiranonis genome contains the following:
- a CDS encoding response regulator transcription factor has product MTKLSTILIIDDEKDLVKLLGKKIKDNGHEVLVAFDGEEGIEKSKLNPDLILLDIMMPKIDGFEVCQKIRDNVVCPIIFLSARQSETDKIRGFNLGGDDYITKPFGLRELLAKIEANLRREKRSQYLNEENKRRKLYFGNLSLDIKDRVVEVCGKDIPLTKTEYEIVELLALNAGQVFTKEQIYEKVWGYDKGGDNTTVVEMIKKIRRKFSTIDDTEQYISTVWGIGYKWNKR; this is encoded by the coding sequence GTGACTAAATTGAGTACAATTTTAATTATAGATGATGAAAAAGATTTAGTTAAATTATTGGGAAAAAAGATAAAAGACAATGGTCATGAAGTACTTGTAGCATTTGATGGAGAAGAAGGTATAGAAAAATCAAAGTTAAATCCAGATTTAATTCTTTTAGATATAATGATGCCAAAGATAGACGGATTTGAGGTATGTCAGAAAATAAGAGATAATGTTGTTTGCCCAATTATATTTTTGAGTGCAAGACAAAGCGAAACAGACAAGATAAGGGGATTTAATCTAGGTGGAGATGATTATATTACAAAACCATTTGGACTTAGAGAACTATTAGCAAAAATAGAGGCAAATTTAAGAAGAGAAAAAAGATCTCAATATTTGAATGAAGAAAATAAAAGAAGGAAGCTATACTTTGGGAATTTATCTTTAGATATAAAAGATAGAGTGGTTGAAGTTTGTGGTAAAGATATTCCTCTTACAAAGACAGAGTATGAAATTGTAGAGCTATTGGCATTAAATGCGGGACAAGTATTCACAAAAGAGCAGATTTATGAAAAAGTTTGGGGTTATGATAAGGGCGGAGATAATACAACAGTTGTTGAGATGATAAAAAAGATAAGAAGAAAATTCTCTACAATAGATGATACAGAGCAGTATATATCTACAGTATGGGGAATAGGATATAAATGGAATAAAAGGTGA
- a CDS encoding lantibiotic immunity ABC transporter MutG family permease subunit, with protein sequence MISFLEVEWLKTRRSLIRWIVFLSPIIISGCAVSYLIYRKDISNYTIYQSFFSIWSACIIPIGVGIITGYLIYEENLSNSFNIILSNGINRKKFYLAKFLFSIIAQAVCTFLAVIILCLGMNVLNSNNLDIALFLKASLFSIIGTLPIMAIHLIISFIFGMGASIGAGICGFLVATLIGTTAIGDNIWMFVPWSYTVKMSMIPYILQMNNTELLAQIQSQINLLFLLSIILSAIFLIVGVIWYNNCEIRDNRGD encoded by the coding sequence ATGATTAGTTTTTTAGAGGTTGAATGGTTAAAAACAAGAAGAAGTTTGATAAGGTGGATTGTATTTTTATCTCCAATAATTATCTCTGGATGTGCGGTATCATATCTAATATACAGAAAAGATATTTCAAACTATACTATCTATCAAAGTTTCTTTTCTATATGGTCTGCATGTATAATTCCGATTGGAGTAGGGATTATCACTGGATACCTAATATACGAAGAAAATTTATCTAATAGTTTTAATATAATACTTAGCAATGGGATAAATAGAAAAAAATTTTACTTGGCGAAATTTTTATTTTCAATTATTGCACAGGCTGTGTGTACATTTTTAGCTGTAATTATACTATGCTTGGGAATGAATGTATTAAATTCTAATAATTTAGATATAGCTTTATTTTTAAAAGCAAGTCTATTCAGCATTATAGGAACTCTGCCAATTATGGCAATACATTTAATAATAAGCTTTATATTTGGGATGGGAGCATCTATTGGAGCTGGAATATGTGGATTTTTAGTAGCAACTTTAATTGGAACAACAGCTATAGGAGATAATATTTGGATGTTTGTACCTTGGTCTTACACTGTAAAAATGAGTATGATTCCTTATATATTACAAATGAATAATACGGAACTATTAGCACAAATACAGAGTCAAATAAATTTATTATTTTTATTGAGTATAATTTTAAGTGCAATATTCTTAATAGTCGGTGTTATTTGGTATAATAATTGTGAAATAAGAGATAATCGAGGTGACTAA
- a CDS encoding lantibiotic immunity ABC transporter MutE/EpiE family permease subunit: protein MNRIEAEILKYKKTMMSKLILIIPIFFAVFSMVVQIIISENPGIKVDMASKESWKMFLTLSFNFWSFIFIPMISALLTGLVANQEKKVGNYRALCCHEIMPLKIWFYKIMGMVVYMLIATIIFIAVEVVAGSISAIGNISFIKILVAAIACFLVSISILPIQLFFATNFGMIINLAVGFAGMLSGVLMAPEKYWILNPYSWATRLMCPLIGVHPNGIVLNQGDPLLNGDVVGIGIILSMISFSILLFMTGKLFEKKEFR, encoded by the coding sequence ATGAATAGAATAGAAGCAGAAATATTAAAGTATAAAAAAACTATGATGTCAAAACTAATATTGATTATACCTATATTTTTCGCAGTTTTTTCCATGGTAGTGCAAATAATAATTTCTGAAAATCCAGGAATTAAAGTGGATATGGCTTCAAAAGAGAGTTGGAAGATGTTTTTGACATTATCATTTAACTTTTGGTCTTTTATATTTATTCCTATGATATCAGCTCTTTTGACAGGATTGGTTGCAAATCAAGAAAAGAAAGTAGGAAATTACAGAGCACTTTGTTGTCATGAGATTATGCCTTTAAAAATTTGGTTCTATAAGATAATGGGGATGGTAGTGTATATGCTAATTGCAACAATAATATTTATAGCAGTAGAAGTAGTAGCAGGTTCGATAAGTGCTATAGGGAATATTTCGTTTATAAAAATATTAGTAGCTGCAATAGCTTGTTTTTTAGTATCAATATCAATTTTACCAATACAATTATTCTTTGCTACAAATTTTGGAATGATTATAAATTTAGCTGTGGGATTTGCTGGAATGTTAAGTGGTGTATTAATGGCTCCTGAAAAGTATTGGATACTTAATCCTTACTCATGGGCAACTAGACTGATGTGTCCATTGATAGGAGTTCATCCAAATGGGATAGTATTAAATCAAGGAGATCCACTATTGAATGGTGATGTAGTTGGAATAGGGATTATCCTTTCTATGATAAGTTTTTCTATATTATTATTTATGACTGGAAAATTATTTGAGAAAAAGGAATTTAGATAA
- a CDS encoding lantibiotic protection ABC transporter ATP-binding protein, producing the protein MKELILETKNLSKEYKNQKAVDKVSLNIERNTIYGLLGPNGAGKSTILKMIVGLLKPTDGEIIFNGNILERKDLKYIGSLIESPALYWNLTAEENLTVYTKLLGIPKTRIKEVLDIVDLKNTGKKRASQFSMGMKQRLGIAIALLNNPKLLILDEPTNGLDPFGIQELRNLISSFPKNGITVILSSHILSEVSQVVDKIAIINEGKLLFEGMPDKDENLEEFFTNTIVKNKNM; encoded by the coding sequence ATGAAAGAATTAATATTAGAAACAAAAAACTTATCAAAAGAATATAAAAATCAAAAGGCGGTAGACAAAGTTTCACTAAACATAGAAAGAAATACAATATACGGTTTATTAGGACCAAATGGAGCAGGAAAGTCTACAATTTTAAAAATGATTGTTGGTTTATTAAAGCCTACAGATGGAGAAATAATTTTTAATGGAAATATATTGGAAAGAAAAGATTTAAAATATATAGGCTCATTGATAGAATCGCCAGCACTTTATTGGAATTTAACAGCAGAAGAAAATCTTACAGTATATACAAAATTACTCGGTATACCTAAAACTAGAATAAAAGAAGTTTTAGATATTGTAGATTTGAAAAATACAGGTAAAAAAAGAGCTTCTCAGTTTTCAATGGGAATGAAGCAGCGATTAGGGATAGCAATAGCTCTTTTAAATAATCCAAAATTATTAATCTTAGATGAACCAACAAATGGTCTAGATCCATTTGGAATTCAGGAACTTAGAAATCTTATATCTTCTTTTCCTAAAAATGGGATAACAGTTATATTATCGAGTCACATACTTTCTGAAGTATCTCAAGTTGTGGATAAAATAGCGATAATAAACGAGGGAAAGTTACTTTTTGAAGGAATGCCAGATAAGGATGAGAATTTAGAAGAGTTCTTTACAAATACAATAGTAAAAAATAAAAATATGTAA
- a CDS encoding SNARE-associated domain-containing protein, translating into MKKYNIDENTEELKYKRGRCLFALSIVLGFVGIVLLIVGIFVQNTKYGTPLSVVGAIVSMTLAFFLMYKSYSDMMAYESLKMEREYDKHELYKLKSVCKYEVKSKLLGAGFSEENEYLKKKKFSYLKDSITYYFRMVDTAKVFGSVERYIKEFELMDREGNSCLCLFVYVDHITDENLEDAKELGKSDIVYETVINPFPQDSYVIVVVDRKTNEGYFLDIGKKHKSSLYSHGCKWIKKILDN; encoded by the coding sequence ATGAAAAAATATAACATAGATGAAAACACTGAAGAATTAAAATATAAAAGAGGAAGATGCTTATTTGCGTTATCAATAGTGCTTGGATTTGTTGGAATTGTACTTTTAATAGTAGGGATTTTCGTTCAAAATACGAAATATGGTACACCTCTATCTGTTGTTGGAGCAATAGTCAGTATGACACTCGCATTCTTTTTAATGTATAAATCATATTCAGATATGATGGCATACGAAAGTTTGAAGATGGAGAGGGAATACGACAAGCACGAATTATATAAATTAAAATCTGTCTGCAAATATGAAGTGAAGTCAAAGCTTCTAGGGGCAGGTTTTTCTGAAGAGAATGAGTATTTAAAAAAGAAGAAGTTCTCATATTTAAAGGACTCTATAACATATTATTTTAGAATGGTGGATACTGCTAAAGTCTTTGGAAGCGTTGAGAGATATATAAAAGAGTTTGAGCTGATGGATAGAGAAGGGAATTCTTGTCTTTGTCTGTTTGTATATGTGGATCATATTACAGATGAAAATCTTGAAGATGCTAAGGAGCTTGGAAAGAGTGATATTGTTTATGAAACAGTGATAAATCCGTTTCCCCAGGATAGTTATGTGATTGTGGTTGTAGATAGAAAGACCAATGAAGGGTATTTTTTAGATATTGGTAAAAAGCATAAATCATCACTTTATTCTCATGGATGCAAGTGGATAAAGAAGATTCTGGATAACTAG